A genomic window from Salvia hispanica cultivar TCC Black 2014 chromosome 5, UniMelb_Shisp_WGS_1.0, whole genome shotgun sequence includes:
- the LOC125190506 gene encoding pentatricopeptide repeat-containing protein At3g60050-like, whose product MYSVALFSCRNIKRFCGFSLVSRNLCSRIFNGDDVENGFGRIEDFLNESWKSSKNGSSWEDTASVSPNSRGNFSARNVFVDEVRCDAERIFEILSQDGPGYDVKPVLNDLGVRVSGLLVREVLSCIIKTINHANKNRCAKLGYKFFVWSGEQENYRHTTNIYNLMMEIFAECEEFKAMWRLLEEMIEKGYPTTARTFNLLICTCGGAGLARKVVERFMKSKNFNYRPFRHSFNAILHSLLTLNQYKLIEWVYQQMLVNGHSPDVLTYNIMMWAKFRLGKLDHFHGLLDEMGRGGFSPDFHTFNILLHVIGKGDKPLAALKLLNHMKDVGVDPTVLHFTTLIDGLSRAGNLEACRYFFDEMTTHGCAPDVVCYTVMITGYVVAGQLDKAQEMFSDMINKGQLPNVFTYNSMIRGLCMNKKFEEAWLMLKEMESKGCNPNFLVYTTLVGYLRNAGRLSEAHQVIKHMMEKGKYTHLLSKIKRYRRC is encoded by the coding sequence ATGTACTCTGTAGCTCTTTTCAGTTGCAGAAATATCAAGAGATTTTGTGGTTTTAGCTTGGTTTCTCGTAATTTATGTAGTCGTATATTTAATGGTGATGATGTCGAAAATGGATTTGGGCGGATTGAGGATTTTCTCAATGAGTCGTGGAAAAGTTCAAAGAATGGGTCCAGTTGGGAGGACACTGCTTCAGTTTCACCTAATTCTCGGGGAAATTTCTCTGCACGAAATGTTTTTGTTGATGAGGTGAGATGCGATGCTGAAAGGATTTTTGAAATTCTATCTCAGGATGGCCCGGGGTATGATGTGAAGCCTGTCTTGAACGATTTAGGTGTGAGGGTTTCAGGCCTTCTTGTGAGGGAAGTTCTTTCTTGTATCATAAAGACAATAAATCATGCAAACAAAAATAGGTGTGCAAAGCTGGGCTACAAGTTTTTCGTGTGGTCTGGTGAACAGGAGAATTACAGACACACAACAAATATCTACAATTTAATGATGGAGATCTTTGCAGAGTGTGAGGAATTTAAGGCAATGTGGAGGTTGCTCGAAGAGATGATTGAGAAAGGGTACCCTACTACTGCCAGGACATTCAATCTACTGATATGCACTTGTGGTGGTGCTGGATTAGCTAGAAAAGTTGTAGAGAGGTTTATGAAATCGAAGAATTTCAACTATAGGCCATTTAGACATTCATTCAATGCTATTTTGCATTCTCTTTTGACACTGAATCAGTACAAGTTGATTGAGTGGGTGTATCAGCAGATGTTGGTTAATGGTCACTCTCCTGATGTATTAACCTACAACATCATGATGTGGGCAAAGTTTAGGCTCGGGAAGTTGGATCACTTTCATGGATTGCTTGACGAAATGGGTAGGGGTGGGTTTTCACCTGATTTTCACACATTTAATATACTCCTCCATGTCATTGGCAAGGGTGACAAACCATTAGCAGCACTGAAGCTCTTAAACCACATGAAGGATGTTGGTGTTGATCCAACTGTGCTCCACTTCACCACATTAATTGACGGCCTCAGTCGGGCTGGTAACTTGGAAGCTTGCCGGTATTTCTTCGATGAAATGACAACGCATGGGTGTGCACCCGATGTTGTCTGTTACACTGTCATGATAACTGGCTATGTTGTGGCCGGTCAGTTAGATAAAGCTCAGGAGATGTTCTCTGATATGATTAACAAGGGTCAATTGCCTAATGTGTTTACCTACAATTCCATGATCCGTGGACTTTGTATGAACAAGAAATTTGAGGAAGCTTGGTTGATGTTAAAAGAAATGGAATCAAAAGGTTGTAATCCCAATTTCCTTGTGTACACAACCTTAGTAGGTTATCTTCGCAATGCAGGCAGGTTGTCTGAAGCTCACCAAGTCATAAAGCATATGATGGAGAAGGGGAAGTATACACATCTGctgtcaaaaattaaaagatatagGAGATGCTAA
- the LOC125188254 gene encoding rho-associated protein kinase 2, whose protein sequence is MFKRSEKKIKAVFKMQFQATQVPQLKSKSLMISLVPVDVGKPTVRLSKSPIVEGTCTWENPVYETVKLIKEIKSGRIREKFYYVIVSTGSSKSGFLGEVSIDFADLADATKPVNLTLPLQTSKSGAVLHVTVQNMKGCSDSRYDEDSETPVEESDTPKSPESDDLSEATSVHDEHYGRFGDAESDNNDAQSRDGVKGTSRENHMKVLERKAELSDLEVQSLRKQIMKETKRGQQLSEQIDYLKEERDTLKAECERLKVSVCEDGFSSHTPKETENMNASLEKIKQELQREKQLNKKLKLHLQKTEDSNSEFVLAMRDLTKKLEQKNAEISRLSSKIKALHYGAEGIAASPKMKMGHNEETDELEDLERKHGHVEEIEILKQETRSLHSEIEALKKENTEIKVQLERLTEDYDSLEAENKDISSKFEQTETEKMELEQSYAECLAAEKKLKLQIASLEMESKRQARQYSESLNIIDEVEFQVENLQKELEMQAQIFQEDLEAVTELKVEQEQRAIQAEDALRKMRLTNADATERLQEDFKQISSEMSLKIEENEKLAHKAVVEANDLRQKNEALEGLLQKAREELQMIRDKHERTIREHSEENETISGGKPYQKTTTKETETLQRWKSEKENLERQLDAVRKEAEKFMHENVSMKSQLQQKKTKEDNLLLQVKKLRTTNNEAKSHLLELEQEKEGLKKEMSKLQGNLRKKEKELEKATLENCIKSPAKEQNLKCNTTEIRKDQETIPSRTSGQSNGGCDVSSLLGEVASLKDRNESMEEELKEMHDRYSEISLRFAEVEGERQQLVMALRNMKNGKKN, encoded by the exons ATGTTCAAGCGAAGCGAGAAAAAGATCAAAGCAGTCTTCAAGATGCAGTTTCAGGCAACACAG GTACCGCAGCTCAAATCAAAAAGCCTCATGATTTCTCTGGTTCCAGTAGATGTAGGAAAGCCTACAGTCAGATTATCAAAATCACCAATTGTTGAAGGAACCTGCACCTGGGAAAATCCTGTATACGAAACTGTAAAGCTAATCAAGGAGATCAAATCAGGAAGAATCAGAGAAAAGTTCTACTATGTGATTGTATCAACA GGGTCCTCAAAATCGGGGTTTCTTGGAGAAGTCTCAATTGATTTTGCAGATCTAGCAGATGCTACCAAACCAGTGAACTTAACTCTCCCTCTACAGACTTCAAAATCTGGTGCAGTGTTGCAC GTCACAGTTCAGAACATGAAAGGATGTTCTGATTCAAG ATATGACGAAGATAGCGAAACCCCAGTAGAGGAATCAGATACCCCAAAATCTCCGGAA AGTGATGATTTGAGTGAAGCAACATCAGTGCATGATGAACATTATGGAAGATTTGGAGATGCGGAATCAGATAATAATGATGCCCAATCAAGAGATGGAGTGAAAGGAACTTCAAGGGAAAATCACATGAAAGTGTTGGAGAGGAAGGCAGAACTTTCAGATTTAGAAGTGCAATCCCTTCGCAAGCAAATAATGAAGGAAACCAAGAGAGGGCAGCAATTATCAGAGCAAATTGATTACCTAAAGGAGGAGAGAGACACTCTTAAAGCAGAATGTGAGCGACTCAAGGTCTCAGTGTGTGAGGATGGATTTTCAAGTCATACGCCAAAAGAGACTGAAAATATGAATGCTTCGCTTGAAAAGATCAAGCAAGAACTTCAGCGTGAGAAGCAActaaataaaaagttgaaattgCATCTACAGAAGACAGAAGATTCAAATTCTGAATTTGTTCTCGCCATGAGAGATCTTACCAAAAAATTGGAACAAAAAAATGCAGAAATATCTCGACTTTCAAGCAAAATTAAGGCCCTCCACTATGGTGCAGAGGGTATTGCAGCATCACCTAAAATGAAGATGGGTCATAATGAAGAAACTGATGAACTAGAAGACCTGGAGAGGAAGCATGGACATGTTGAAGagatagaaattttaaagcagGAAACTAGGTCTCTCCATTCCGAAATTGAAGCTCTCAAGAAAGAGAATACAGAGATAAAAGTGCAACTTGAGAGGCTTACTGAGGATTACGACAGTTTAGAGGCAGAAAACAAGGATATAAGCTCCAAATTCGAGCAAACCGAAACAGAAAAGATGGAACTAGAGCAAAGTTATGCTGAATGCTTGGCTGCAGAGAAGAAACTCAAACTCCAGATAGCAAGCTTGGAGATGGAAAGCAAAAGGCAGGCACGTCAATACTCAGAGTCCCTGAATATCATTGATGAGGTTGAGTTCCAGGTTGAGAACCTGCAGAAGGAACTGGAAATGCAGGCACAAATATTTCAGGAAGATTTGGAAGCAGTAACTGAGTTGAAAGTTGAGCAGGAGCAGAGGGCCATACAAGCTGAAGATGCCTTGAGGAAAATGAGGTTGACCAATGCAGATGCGACTGAGCGACTTCAGGAGGACTTCAAACAGATTTCTTCTGAGATGTCACTTAAAATAGAGGAGAATGAGAAACTAGCCCATAAAGCAGTTGTTGAAGCTAATGATCTGCGCCAGAAAAATGAAGCTTTAGAAGGATTGCTCCAGAAAGCCAGAGAAGAACTTCAAATGATTAGAGACAAACATGAAAGAACAATAAGAGAGCACtcagaagaaaatgaaacaatttcTGGAGGTAAACCATATCAGAAAACAACTACAAAAGAAACAGAAACACTCCAAAGATGGAAATCAGAAAAGGAAAATCTGGAGAGACAACTAGATGCAGTGAGGAAGGAAGCAGAAAAATTCATGCATGAAAATGTCTCCATGAAGTCTCAGTTACAGCAGAAGAAAACCAAAGAAGATAACTTGCTATTACAAGTGAAGAAGCTGAGAACAACGAATAACGAAGCCAAAAGTCATCTGCTTGAACTAGAACAGGAGAAAGAAGGCCTGAAGAAAGAGATGTCGAAATTACAAGGAAACTTacggaaaaaggaaaag GAATTGGAAAAGGCTACACTTGAAAATTGCATAAAGTCTCCAGCGAAGGAACAGAATCTTAAATGTAATACCACAGAAATCAGGAAAGATCAG GAAACTATTCCATCGCGAACTAGTGGCCAATCCAATGGTGGATGTGATGTTTCCAGCTTGTTAGGTGAAGTAGCATCATTGAAAGATAGAAATGAAAGCATGGAGGAAGAGTTGAAGGAAATGCATGACAGATATTCAGAAATAAGTCTCAGATTTGCAGAGGTAGAAGGTGAACGACAACAACTTGTTATGGCCCTCCGTAATatgaaaaatggaaagaaaaacTAG
- the LOC125188253 gene encoding protein SHORTAGE IN CHIASMATA 1, producing the protein MRTRFLAADVTAVADPVETLAFHHLPHPHLTPANSSSFSATFTHSFDEIPIFGVSRQIDKLPIDDALSIFLCDVLPHFVDDAGLRQPQIDSNNERYEDNDGTVPCNKGGEEPVVQFEIPEVDISLLLSKSAVHSQIEHMDIFSVVPDSEYTNDLLNDECLLHDLTETHQLLYSVDHISIEYSEQKADFVEDADSVQGKHHSNNIKFPEFEVDMESLGVIGRVLMMDEVLSFENIEKKEVTQAGEVISNNKELLGSMEYNLITSTFHHSVKMDCLEGINLSSQVDCISIIELSHCQQYSTLCGNPDGFSIISVEPTPFDEFMFIDLELYNFCKVLSDSAKETEYETCENMFREAMNFTSFNQLVVCHELTLLDGTFKSLPVPIISDHEISSSLHMLIEGLLSLSGWQSSLASDGLYLDWNFLGESDCESAKYSPCWKLLGEIDTYNIDIDMFSNDRGIVILNFILSEGHFSNSSKPNVEKDTEVLDSSCSDVSIPHSPGIVELSSSKNQGYGKRKKDDILLKIGVQNVPSFGESMSSDLEFFRNPCNYVLGKEKIHADKLVHTKTVGLGCIFSGDSAGASSTTVVQNLNVEEHKQRNLGFASALEGCKPKLEELLNIVPVKKTLGSEPMEAVNDAEVCNMMPVQSMPVGSESKQNHSCMPFGPHTVVIVNTRNFNEEMIISRRTTYQRILEMEQQGAQVVERDIGLPVDVIVSSEVCLTWYDCKNIGKKASAPDEAFSSLPLCVESVAASILTSLSFAFSCCILIFEGESNFLGSIMESSDELYAAAASLGIDIQLFCSYSAEMTEEIVLSCINTAAKLRMGLYPKMSDSESLAESFLTAFPSINPLSAHAILSSDIRLGSFLGSLNVSRMCTLQNYHIPDESLALLSVASKYGEREDSKSGITDCSSSLSLPDLGNAQFKSESERKKLKYTHNLNADPPSNDLFPVDLAKSLPDFEHDFPKLSVSGDSWLSRRAEISKAEEFSLSFNEKSLFHDQDIDLGVMRSSAAGAMKSVDKSSLHDFPLAKDHQMFDENEKAWVPPVDRDCSPRWRSATVNYDLSRRTVKLNGIRLGDSTGEVINLEDSPAFGEDLFNATCISFSPTLFDIEKEYAARNSGMNKWPSSAANLPKFANPTEFRGGSGWVSTNDKRHISRDEIRPNDIINRTNISMMKHKELMEEDIVERNSQNPYKYIQEKGSFDSTPFSNALHSTQPQRSPWTIEFLNRVREKSRMHKQSVSYDLPSPYLGSSANTSKVTKRRSPSILEFYKYEGAGTPQKIVQEKRLKRFSKATDSLKTKKAATSCPLSTPVDKKARQILSYSKYGTAGQSKLIWRDNDNQASQKKTIDSIKHGLRRFYKN; encoded by the exons ATGCGCACTCGCTTCCTCGCCGCAGACGTGACGGCCGTCGCTGATCCGGTCGAAACCCTAGCCTTCCACCATCTGCCTCATCCCCATCTCACTCCTGCAAATTCTTCCTCATTTTCAGCAACTTTTACACACTCTTTCGATGAAATTCCTATTTTCGGAGTATCTCGCCAAATCGATAAGCTACCGATCGACGATGCTCTCTCAATATTCTTGTGCGATGTCCTCCCTCACTTCGTCGACGATGCTGGTCTTCGTCAACCTCAAATTGACAGCAACAACGAAAGATATGAG GACAATGATGGAACAGTTCCTTGTAATAAAGGTGGGGAGGAACCTGTAGTGCAATTTGAAATTCCAGAGGTGGATATATCCTTGCTTCTGTCA AAAAGTGCTGTCCATTCCCAAATTGAGCACATGGATATTTTTTCTGTGGTTCCAGATTCTGAATATACAAAC GACCTGTTAAATGATGAGTGTCTACTACATGACCTGACTGAGACTCACCAATTACTTTATTCAGTTGATCACATAAGTATAGAATACTCAGAGCAAAAGGCTGATTTTGTGGAAGATGCTGATTCTGTTCAAGGAAAACATCATTCCAATAACATTAAATTTCCAGAATTTGAAGTGGACATGGAAAGCCTGGGTGTTATTGGAAGAGTACTTATGATGGATGAAGTGTtgagttttgaaaatattgaaaagaagGAGGTGACACAAGCAGGTGAAGTAATTAGTAATAACAAAGAGCTTTTGGGTTCTATGGAGTATAACTTGATAACCTCTACATTCCATCATTCTGTAAAAATGGATTGCCTTGAAGGAATAAATTTGTCATCACAAGTGGACTGCATAAGCATTATTGAACTGTCACATTGCCAGCAGTACTCAACTCTCTGTGGGAACCCAGATGgcttttcaattatttcagTGGAGCCAACTCCATTTGATGAGTTCATGTTTATTGATTTGGAACTGTATAATTTCTGCAAGGTGCTTTCAGATTCAGCAAAGGAGACTGAATATGAAACATGTGAAAATATGTTCAGAGAAGCCATGAACTTTACAAGTTTCAACCAATTGGTTGTTTGCCATGAGCTTACACTTCTGGATGGCACTTTTAAATCACTGCCTGTACCTATTATTTCAGATCATGAAATTTCTAGTTCACTTCATATGCTGATTGAGGGTTTATTGTCCCTGTCGGGTTGGCAGTCTTCTTTAGCATCCGATGGTCTATATCTAGATTGGAATTTTCTTGGAGAAAGTGATTGTGAATCAGCTAAATATTCTCCATGTTGGAAATTGTTGGGGGAGATAGACACTTACAACATTGACATTGATATGTTCTCGAATGATAGAGGAATAGTgatcttgaattttattttatcagaAGGCCATTTTAGTAATTCTAGTAAACCAAATGTAGAAAAGGATACAGAGGTTTTAGACTCATCTTGTTCTGATGTCTCTATACCCCATTCCCCTGGTATAGTAGAGTTAAGTAGCTCGAAGAATCAGGGatatggaaaaagaaaaaaggatgATATCTTATTGAAGATTGGTGTTCAGAATGTTCCGAGTTTTGGTGAATCGATGTCAAGTGATCTTGAGTTTTTTCGCAATCCCTGTAACTATGTTCtcggaaaagaaaaaatacatGCAGATAAGCTAGTTCATACCAAAACTGTGGGTCTAGGATGTATTTTCAGTGGTGATTCTGCTGGTGCTAGTTCTACCACTGTTGTACAGAACTTGAATGTAGAGGAGCATAAG CAAAGAAATTTGGGTTTTGCATCAGCTCTAGAGGGGTGTAAACCGAAGTTGGAagagctattaaatattgtaccTGTCAAGAAAACCCTTGGAAGTGAACCCATGGAAGCTGTAAATGATGCTGAAGTCTGCAATATGATGCCTGTTCAATCCATGCCAGTGGGTTCAGAATCAAAGCAAAATCATTCTTGCATGCCTTTTGGCCCCCACACAGTTGTAATAGTGAACACCAGAAATTTCAATGAAGAAATGATAATTTCCAGGAGAACCACATACCAGAGGATTCTTGAAATGGAGCAACAAGGAGCACAAGTTGTAGAACGCGATATAGGTCTTCCAGTTGATGTAATTGTAAGTTCAGAAGTTTGTCTCACTTGGTATGACTGCAAAAATATTGGAAAGAAAGCTTCAGCGCCAGACGAGGCCTTTTCAAGCTTGCCCTTATGCGTTGAAAGTGTTGCAGCAAGTATTTTGACATCCTTGAGTTTTGCTTTCAGTTGCTGCATCCTG ATATTTGAAGGAGAAAGCAATTTTCTCGGCAGCATTATGGAATCATCAGATGAACTCTATGCTGCAGCAGCAAGCTTAGGAATTGACATACAGCTCTTTTGCTCATATTCAGCAGAGATGACTGAAGAAATTGTATTGTCCTGCATCAATACTGCAGCAAAGTTGAGAATGGGTCTCTATCCGAAAATGTCCGACTCAGAAAGCCTAGCAGAATCTTTTCTTACTGCTTTTCCTTCAATTAATCCTCTCTCAGCTCATGCAATATTGTCCTCAGATATTCGACTTGGCAGCTTTCTGGGATCGTTGAATGTGTCCAGAATGTGCACCCTTCAGAATTATCATATTCCTGATGAAAGCCTAGCTTTGCTGAGTGTAGCAAGCAAATATGGAGAGCGGGAAGATTCTAAATCAGGAATAACAGACTGTTCCTCCTCATTATCACTTCCAGACTTGGGAAATGCTCAATTTAAAAGTGAATCTGAGAGGAAGAAACTTAAATACACACACAACCTTAATGCCGATCCGCCTTCAAATGACTTATTTCCGGTGGATCTAGCAAAGTCACTTCCTGATTTTGAACATGATTTCCCTAAATTATCTGTCTCAGGTGATTCCTGGCTGTCAAGAAGGGCTGAGATATCTAAAGCAGAGGAATTCAGTTTATCTTTCAATGAAAAATCACTGTTTCATGATCAGGATATTGATCTTGGCGTGATGAGGTCTTCTGCTGCTGGCGCAATGAAGTCTGTTGATAAATCAAGCCTTCATGACTTCCCGTTGGCAAAAGATCATCAAATGtttgatgagaatgaaaagGCCTGGGTGCCTCCAGTTGACCGAGATTGCAGTCCAAGATGGAGATCAGCCACGGTGAACTATGACTTGAGCAGACGAACTGTGAAGCTAAATGGAATTCGGCTGGGTGATTCTACTGGGGAAGTTATCAATTTGGAGGATAGTCCAGCATTTGGAGAAGATTTGTTTAATGCAACCTGCATTAGCTTTTCACCTACTCTGTTTGACATTGAGAAAGAATATGCTGCAAGAAACTCTGGAATGAACAAATGGCCTTCCAGTGCAGCCAATCTTCCCAAATTTGCTAATCCTACTGAGTTTCGGGGTGGCTCTGGTTGGGTTTCTACAAATGATAAGAGACATATCTCAAGGGATGAAATCAGACCAAATGATATCATTAATAGGACAAACATTTCTATGATGAAACACAAAGAGCTCATGGAAGAGGATATAGTGGAAAGAAATTCACAAAATCCCTACAAGTATATTCAAGAAAAGGGAAGTTTTGATAGCACACCATTCTCAAATGCTCTTCACTCCACTCAACCTCAGAGATCACCCTGGACAATTGAATTCCTTAACAGAGTAAGGGAAAAGAGTAGAATGCACAAGCAATCTGTTTCATATGACTTACCCTCTCCATATCTGGGCTCCTCTGCGAACACATCCAAAGTTACTAAAAGAAGAAGTCCTTCAATTCTTGAATTCTACAAGTATGAGGGGGCTGGCACCCCACAGAAAATAGTTCAAGAGAAGAGACTGAAGAGATTTTCAAAAGCAACAGACTCATTGAAGACTAAGAAGGCTGCTACTTCATGTCCCTTGTCAACTCCAGTTGATAAGAAAGCAAGACAG ATACTATCTTACTCGAAATATGGAACTGCTGGGCAAAGTAAGCTCATTTGGAGGGATAATGATAACCAAGCCTCACAAAAGAAAACCATAGACAGCATCAAGCATGGACTCCGTAGATTTTACAAAAACTAA
- the LOC125186959 gene encoding putative 4-hydroxy-4-methyl-2-oxoglutarate aldolase 2 has protein sequence MALVTTAEVCDTNPQLIVSGELRALHPVFQIYGRRQVFSGPVVTLKVFEDNVLVREFLEEKGNGRVLVVDGGGSLRCAILGGNPVVQAQNNGWAGIIVNGCIRDVDEINGCDIGVRALASHPIKANKKGVGEKHVPVNIAGTRICDGEWMYADTDGILVSKSELSV, from the coding sequence ATGGCCTTGGTCACAACAGCTGAAGTGTGTGATACAAACCCACAGCTTATAGTGAGTGGTGAGCTACGGGCACTCCATCCAGTTTTCCAGATTTATGGTAGGCGGCAAGTGTTCTCCGGCCCAGTTGTTACCCTGAAAGTGTTTGAAGACAATGTTTTGGTACGAGAGTTTCTTGAGGAGAAGGGGAATGGGAGGGTTCTTGTTGTTGATGGAGGTGGTAGTTTGAGATGCGCGATATTGGGTGGTAACCCAGTCGTGCAAGCTCAGAACAATGGATGGGCTGGTATAATAGTCAACGGCTGCATAAGGGATGTGGATGAAATCAATGGTTGTGACATCGGGGTGAGAGCTCTGGCATCGCATCCGATAAAAGCTAATAAGAAAGGGGTTGGAGAGAAGCACGTTCCTGTGAACATTGCTGGGACCAGAATCTGTGATGGAGAGTGGATGTATGCGGACACTGATGGCATTTTGGTCTCTAAATCAGAGCTGTCGGTTTGA
- the LOC125187539 gene encoding heavy metal-associated isoprenylated plant protein 39 gives MPSNYVSFPFNPIYIKQNISVFSALHKKGVLSLPHPTSSLMAAQKVVLKVLTMTDEKTKQKAIEAAADILGVDSIAADLSSQKLTVIGEMDAVAVVKKLKKVGKVDILSVGPAKEDKKEEKKPEEKKEEKKPEEKKPEEKKPEEKKPEEKKPEEKK, from the exons ATGCCATCTAATTACGTAAGTTTTCCATTTAatccaatatatataaagcaAAATATTTCAGTGTTTTCAGCTTTGCACAAAAAAGGAGTTTTATCCCTTCCCCACCCCACCTCTTCTCTCATGGCAGCTCAG AAGGTAGTGCTGAAAGTTTTGACCATGACTGATGAGAAAACCAAACAGAAAGCCATAGAAGCAGCTGCTGATATTCTTG GGGTGGATTCTATTGCTGCTGATCTGAGCAGTCAGAAGCTGACAGTGATAGGGGAAATGGATGCAGTAGCGGTggtgaagaaattgaagaaagtgGGGAAGGTCGATATATTGTCGGTGGGGCCCGCCAAGGAAGACAAGAAAGAGGAGAAAAAACCAGAggagaagaaagaagagaagaaaccAGAGGAGAAGAAGCCCGAAGAGAAGAAACCAGAGGAGAAAAAACCAGAGGAGAAGAAGCCTGAGGAGAAGAAGTAA